The proteins below come from a single Etheostoma spectabile isolate EspeVRDwgs_2016 chromosome 4, UIUC_Espe_1.0, whole genome shotgun sequence genomic window:
- the cox14 gene encoding cytochrome c oxidase assembly protein COX14 homolog isoform X2, with product MVFGKRLADIGYRTFSASMMLLTVYGGYMCAMRGYRYVQKQKQLKLAAENQDLEVIKD from the coding sequence ATGGTGTTTGGAAAGCGACTGGCAGACATCGGCTATCGGACGTTTTCTGCCTCGATGATGCTGCTGACGGTCTACGGAGGCTACATGTGTGCGATGCGAGGATACCGCTAcgtgcagaaacaaaaacagctgaAACTGGCAGCAGAAAACCAGGATCTTGAAGTTATCAAAGACTGA
- the cox14 gene encoding cytochrome c oxidase assembly protein COX14 homolog isoform X1 gives MIPIMVFGKRLADIGYRTFSASMMLLTVYGGYMCAMRGYRYVQKQKQLKLAAENQDLEVIKD, from the exons at GATCCCCATCATGGTGTTTGGAAAGCGACTGGCAGACATCGGCTATCGGACGTTTTCTGCCTCGATGATGCTGCTGACGGTCTACGGAGGCTACATGTGTGCGATGCGAGGATACCGCTAcgtgcagaaacaaaaacagctgaAACTGGCAGCAGAAAACCAGGATCTTGAAGTTATCAAAGACTGA